One window from the genome of Methylomarinovum caldicuralii encodes:
- the tsaD gene encoding tRNA (adenosine(37)-N6)-threonylcarbamoyltransferase complex transferase subunit TsaD, which produces MRVLGIETSCDETGVAVYDAHRGLLAHRLHSQVALHAPYGGIVPELASRDHIRRLTPLIHATLDDAGLTLSQLDGIAYTAGPGLIGALLVGASVGHSLAWSLGRPVVAVHHLEGHLLAPLLESPALTPPFLALLISGGHTLLVEVRELGRYRILGESIDDAVGEAFDKVAKMLGLGYPGGPALEKLARAGDPARFRFPRPMTERPGLDFSFSGLKTCVMNTLAKTAATDQDKADIARAFQEAVADTLAIKCRRALRQTGLKTLVAAGGVCANQTIRQRLQTVAETEGARLFLPRPEFCTDNGAMIAFAGCLRLQAGQREGLAIQARARWSLEALAPIRS; this is translated from the coding sequence ATGCGCGTTCTCGGCATCGAAACCTCCTGCGACGAGACCGGGGTCGCCGTCTACGACGCCCATCGAGGTCTCCTCGCCCACCGTCTCCACAGCCAGGTGGCACTGCACGCCCCCTACGGCGGCATCGTCCCGGAGCTGGCCTCGCGCGACCACATCCGCCGCCTGACGCCGCTCATCCACGCCACCCTGGACGATGCCGGGCTGACGCTTTCCCAGCTCGACGGCATCGCCTACACCGCCGGCCCCGGCCTGATCGGAGCATTGCTGGTGGGGGCCTCGGTGGGCCACAGCCTGGCCTGGAGCCTCGGCCGTCCGGTGGTCGCGGTCCACCACCTGGAGGGCCACCTGCTCGCGCCGCTGCTGGAAAGCCCTGCCCTGACCCCGCCCTTCCTGGCCCTCCTGATCTCCGGCGGCCACACCCTGCTGGTGGAAGTCCGCGAACTGGGGCGCTACCGCATCCTGGGCGAGTCCATCGACGATGCCGTCGGCGAGGCCTTCGACAAGGTCGCCAAGATGCTGGGGCTGGGCTACCCCGGCGGCCCGGCCCTGGAAAAGCTGGCACGGGCGGGCGATCCGGCGCGCTTCCGCTTTCCCCGCCCCATGACCGAACGGCCGGGCCTGGACTTCAGTTTCAGCGGCCTCAAGACTTGCGTCATGAACACCTTGGCCAAAACCGCCGCCACGGATCAGGACAAGGCCGACATCGCCCGCGCCTTTCAGGAGGCGGTCGCCGACACCCTGGCGATCAAGTGCCGTCGGGCCCTGCGGCAGACGGGCCTCAAAACCCTGGTGGCCGCCGGCGGCGTCTGCGCCAATCAGACCATCCGCCAGCGCCTGCAGACGGTGGCCGAAACGGAAGGCGCCCGGCTGTTTCTGCCGCGGCCGGAATTCTGCACCGACAACGGCGCCATGATCGCTTTCGCCGGGTGTCTGCGCCTGCAGGCCGGCCAGCGCGAGGGCCTGGCGATCCAGGCCCGGGCCCGCTGGTCGCTGGAGGCGCTGGCGCCGATCAGGTCCTAA
- the rpsU gene encoding 30S ribosomal protein S21 produces the protein MPAIRVKENEPFDIALRRFKRACEKAGVLSEVRRREYYEKPTEARKRKQAAAIKRHLKRLARERYALENLRKGRSIA, from the coding sequence ATGCCTGCCATTCGCGTGAAAGAGAACGAACCCTTCGATATCGCCCTGCGCCGCTTCAAGCGCGCCTGCGAAAAAGCCGGTGTGCTGTCGGAAGTGCGCCGCCGTGAATACTACGAGAAGCCCACCGAAGCCCGCAAGCGCAAACAGGCTGCGGCCATCAAGCGCCATCTCAAGCGTCTGGCCCGCGAACGTTACGCCCTGGAAAACCTGCGCAAAGGCCGCTCGATCGCCTGA
- the rpoD gene encoding RNA polymerase sigma factor RpoD: MNREQQQSRIKELIAKGKAQGYLTYAEVNDHLPSDIVDPEQVEHIIAMINDMGIDVLEEAPDDAQMLSEAAVDDEEEVEEVVAALVSNNDDIGRTTDPVRMYMREMGTVELLTREGELEIAKRIEEGQNQVAEALSRFPAVMEYFIESFENVLKGDGKVTDLISDFIDLSEPDEEDLAAAASSDDGDASVEENTGPDLDEVRDKLTQLKKRYAKVRRYLRQYGYEDKRTQKAYDELAEVFMEFRRTPQFFKEMSEILAKVVEEIRTHEKSILDLCVRQAGMPRKEFIDTFVGREADPAWLDELLEGDAPYVARLKEHADEIRRAQGKLAAIEKAHFLRIGQIKDINRRVSIGEAKARRAKKEMIEANLRLVISIAKKYTNRGLQFLDLIQEGNIGLMKAVDKFEYRRGYKFSTYATWWIRQAITRSIADQARTIRIPVHMIETINKLNRVSRQMLQEMGREPTPEELAERMEMPEDKVRKVLKIAKEPISMETPIGDDEDSHLGDFIEDSKVLSPVEAATIEGLREAMQSVLSSLTAREAKVLRMRFGIDMNTDHTLEEVGKQFDVTRERIRQIEAKALRKLRHPSRSETLRSFLEE, encoded by the coding sequence ATGAATCGAGAGCAGCAACAGTCCCGGATCAAAGAACTCATCGCCAAAGGCAAGGCGCAGGGGTATCTCACCTATGCGGAGGTCAACGACCACCTGCCCAGCGATATCGTTGACCCGGAACAGGTCGAGCACATCATCGCCATGATTAACGACATGGGGATCGACGTGCTCGAGGAGGCTCCGGACGATGCCCAGATGTTGTCGGAAGCCGCCGTGGACGACGAGGAGGAAGTCGAGGAGGTCGTTGCTGCCCTGGTTTCCAACAACGATGACATCGGTCGCACCACGGATCCCGTGCGCATGTACATGCGCGAGATGGGGACAGTGGAGCTGCTCACCCGCGAAGGCGAGCTGGAGATCGCCAAGCGCATCGAGGAGGGCCAGAATCAGGTGGCAGAAGCGCTGTCGCGCTTTCCCGCCGTGATGGAATACTTCATCGAATCCTTTGAAAACGTCCTCAAGGGCGACGGCAAGGTCACCGATCTGATTTCTGATTTCATCGATCTCAGCGAACCGGATGAGGAAGATCTGGCGGCCGCCGCATCAAGCGACGACGGTGATGCTTCTGTGGAGGAAAATACCGGTCCTGATCTCGACGAGGTCAGGGACAAGCTGACCCAGCTCAAGAAACGTTACGCCAAGGTGCGTAGGTACCTCAGGCAGTACGGCTACGAGGACAAGCGCACCCAAAAGGCCTACGACGAGTTGGCGGAGGTATTCATGGAATTCCGCCGCACGCCGCAGTTCTTCAAGGAGATGTCCGAGATTCTCGCCAAAGTGGTCGAGGAAATCCGGACCCACGAGAAGTCCATTCTCGACCTGTGCGTCAGGCAGGCGGGGATGCCGCGCAAGGAATTCATCGACACCTTCGTCGGCCGTGAGGCCGATCCCGCGTGGCTGGACGAGCTTCTCGAGGGAGACGCACCTTACGTGGCCCGTTTGAAGGAACACGCCGACGAGATTCGCCGGGCCCAGGGCAAGCTGGCGGCGATCGAGAAGGCGCACTTCCTCCGCATCGGCCAGATCAAGGACATCAACCGCCGGGTTTCCATCGGCGAGGCCAAGGCGCGCCGTGCCAAGAAAGAGATGATCGAGGCCAATCTGCGCCTGGTGATTTCCATCGCCAAGAAATACACCAACCGCGGCCTCCAGTTCCTGGATTTGATCCAGGAGGGCAACATTGGTTTAATGAAAGCGGTGGACAAGTTCGAGTACCGCCGCGGCTACAAGTTCTCGACCTATGCCACCTGGTGGATCCGGCAGGCCATCACCCGCTCGATCGCCGATCAGGCCCGCACCATTCGCATTCCGGTGCACATGATCGAGACGATCAACAAGCTCAACCGGGTCTCGCGCCAGATGCTCCAGGAAATGGGCCGCGAGCCGACCCCGGAAGAACTGGCCGAGCGCATGGAGATGCCCGAGGACAAGGTCCGCAAGGTGCTCAAGATCGCCAAGGAGCCGATTTCCATGGAAACCCCCATCGGCGACGACGAAGATTCGCACCTGGGGGATTTCATCGAGGACTCCAAGGTACTCTCGCCCGTGGAGGCGGCCACCATCGAGGGGCTGCGGGAAGCGATGCAGAGTGTATTGTCGAGCCTGACCGCGCGCGAAGCCAAGGTGCTGCGCATGCGTTTCGGTATCGACATGAACACCGACCACACTCTGGAGGAGGTAGGCAAACAGTTCGACGTCACCCGCGAGCGCATCCGCCAGATAGAGGCCAAGGCCCTGCGTAAATTGCGCCATCCCTCCCGCTCGGAGACGCTGCGCAGCTTCCTCGAGGAATGA
- a CDS encoding GatB/YqeY domain-containing protein, which yields MSLKARIQEDMKAAMRAGDKARLGTIRLIMAAVKQREVDERIALNDAQIVEVLDKMAKQRRESITQYRDAGREDLAQKEETELAIIQSYLPAALSDAEIDALIARAIEETGAGGMRDMGKVMAWLKPRVQGRADMAQVSAKVKAALSS from the coding sequence ATGAGCCTCAAAGCCCGCATCCAGGAAGATATGAAAGCCGCCATGCGCGCCGGTGACAAGGCGCGCTTGGGGACGATCCGCCTCATCATGGCGGCGGTCAAGCAGCGCGAGGTGGACGAGCGCATCGCGCTCAACGACGCGCAGATCGTCGAGGTTCTCGACAAGATGGCCAAACAGCGGCGCGAGTCCATCACCCAGTACCGCGACGCCGGCCGTGAGGACCTGGCCCAGAAAGAAGAAACCGAACTGGCGATCATCCAGTCCTATCTTCCCGCCGCCTTGAGCGACGCCGAGATCGACGCGCTCATCGCCCGGGCCATCGAGGAAACCGGGGCCGGCGGCATGCGCGACATGGGCAAGGTCATGGCCTGGCTCAAGCCCCGGGTCCAGGGGCGGGCGGACATGGCGCAGGTGAGCGCCAAGGTCAAGGCTGCCCTGAGTTCGTGA
- a CDS encoding Txe/YoeB family addiction module toxin, with translation MISFERQAWEDYLYWQKHDKAKLRRINQLIRDIQRDPFTGLGKPEPLKHELAGFWSRRIYHEHRLVYTVQGNHVIIAQCRYHYD, from the coding sequence ATGATTAGCTTCGAGCGCCAGGCCTGGGAGGATTACCTGTACTGGCAGAAACACGACAAGGCCAAACTCAGGCGCATCAACCAGCTGATCCGGGACATCCAGCGCGATCCATTCACCGGCCTTGGCAAACCCGAACCGCTCAAGCATGAACTGGCCGGCTTCTGGTCCCGCCGGATCTACCACGAGCACCGCCTGGTTTACACCGTCCAGGGCAATCACGTCATCATTGCCCAATGCCGGTACCACTATGACTGA
- a CDS encoding ISAs1 family transposase — protein sequence MLEKPLALSEVFVSIPDQRQSSKVTYDLVEVLVVVVCAVICGADTLVEIELWGKEKLDWLRRYVPLPHGIPSHDTLGRILAMIDPEAFGSAFQRWAVSVVPALEGQVIAIDGKTSRRSRSKGQDPLHRVSAFAAQYRLVVGQEAVADKSNEKTAIPALLETLALKGCVVTLDAMGTDPKIAKAIRDRGADYVLAVKDNQKGLAESIRDFFQAFQDAPDKTPHQQCETVDKAHGRLEVRRCYVFDQLDGLDRPQRWPDLACFAVVESERTVAGKTTRERRFYISSLPGDAERLASAVRQHWAVENPLHWCMDVVFNDDQMRLRTRHAAHNLALLKQMVLNLFRLDPTKRRGGIKARRLLAASSDHYRAQVLGWT from the coding sequence ATGTTGGAAAAGCCCCTGGCGCTGAGCGAGGTGTTCGTATCGATTCCGGACCAGCGACAATCATCGAAGGTAACCTACGATCTGGTGGAAGTGCTGGTGGTTGTGGTGTGCGCGGTGATCTGCGGTGCCGATACGTTGGTGGAGATTGAACTTTGGGGCAAAGAGAAGCTGGATTGGCTGCGTCGATACGTGCCCTTGCCGCATGGGATTCCGTCCCACGACACCCTGGGGCGGATTTTGGCGATGATCGATCCGGAAGCGTTCGGATCGGCCTTCCAGCGCTGGGCGGTGAGCGTGGTTCCGGCATTGGAAGGTCAGGTGATCGCCATCGACGGCAAGACCAGTCGGCGCAGCCGGTCCAAGGGGCAGGATCCCCTGCATCGGGTCAGTGCCTTTGCGGCTCAGTACCGGTTGGTGGTCGGTCAAGAGGCGGTGGCCGACAAATCCAACGAGAAGACGGCCATTCCCGCCCTGCTGGAGACCCTGGCCTTGAAAGGATGCGTGGTGACCCTCGATGCCATGGGGACCGATCCCAAGATTGCCAAGGCCATCCGTGACCGGGGGGCCGACTATGTACTGGCGGTCAAGGACAACCAGAAAGGTCTGGCCGAATCGATCCGGGATTTCTTCCAGGCCTTCCAGGACGCGCCGGACAAAACCCCGCATCAGCAATGCGAGACGGTCGACAAGGCGCATGGTCGCCTGGAAGTGCGCCGCTGCTATGTGTTCGACCAGCTCGACGGCCTGGACCGGCCCCAGCGCTGGCCGGATCTGGCCTGCTTTGCCGTGGTCGAGTCCGAACGCACCGTCGCCGGCAAAACCACCCGGGAACGGCGTTTCTACATCAGCAGCCTGCCGGGCGATGCCGAACGGCTGGCCTCGGCGGTGCGCCAGCATTGGGCGGTGGAGAACCCGCTTCACTGGTGTATGGATGTCGTATTCAACGATGATCAGATGCGCCTTCGAACCCGACATGCGGCTCATAACCTGGCGCTGCTCAAACAGATGGTGCTCAATCTCTTTCGCCTCGACCCCACCAAACGCCGCGGGGGTATCAAGGCAAGACGGCTCCTGGCCGCCTCCAGTGACCACTATCGGGCTCAGGTGCTTGGATGGACGTAG
- a CDS encoding IS481 family transposase, producing MVIRLHKKARTTPEIRREIQNSDLPATVLARKYGVHRHTIRKWRQRDSVEDASHRPHRIHATLTPQQEAIVVCLRETLLLPLDDLLAVVHRFIHPKMSRSALDRLLRRHGVSNLKELIAAKEGENAPAKAKKKGFKDYEPGFVHIDIKYLPKMPDETRGRYLFVAIDRASRRVYLEIHPTKEAQVAAAFLDRLIAKAPLKITKVLTDNGKDKSAGSGFGPRSGPRRGEPQGWGEQFTDRFWATGEREPTGRHLFDPACQRHGIEHRLIPPKHPQTNGMVERFNGRIAEILKTTRFRSSQDLERTLMQYASVYNHQIPQKALGHISPVQALKDWQKKRPELFKKRVYNLTGLDTQ from the coding sequence ATGGTCATCCGTCTTCACAAGAAAGCCCGCACCACCCCTGAGATCCGCCGGGAGATCCAGAACTCCGATCTGCCGGCCACGGTCCTGGCCAGGAAATACGGCGTTCATCGTCATACCATCCGCAAGTGGCGCCAGCGCGATTCGGTCGAGGACGCCTCGCACCGGCCCCATCGCATCCATGCCACCCTGACCCCGCAGCAGGAAGCGATCGTGGTCTGTCTGCGCGAAACCCTGCTGCTGCCCCTGGACGACCTGCTGGCGGTCGTTCACCGCTTCATCCATCCCAAGATGTCCCGCTCGGCTCTGGACCGGCTGCTGCGCCGCCATGGGGTCTCCAATCTCAAGGAACTGATCGCTGCCAAGGAAGGGGAGAACGCCCCCGCCAAGGCCAAAAAGAAAGGCTTCAAGGACTACGAGCCCGGGTTTGTCCACATCGACATCAAGTACCTGCCCAAGATGCCCGATGAGACTCGGGGCCGTTACCTCTTCGTCGCCATCGACCGCGCCAGTCGCCGGGTCTACCTGGAAATCCATCCCACCAAGGAAGCCCAGGTCGCCGCCGCCTTCCTCGACCGCCTGATCGCCAAGGCTCCCTTAAAAATCACCAAGGTCCTGACCGACAACGGCAAAGACAAATCCGCCGGGAGCGGATTTGGACCGCGCAGCGGGCCCCGAAGGGGCGAACCCCAGGGATGGGGTGAGCAATTCACTGACCGCTTCTGGGCCACCGGGGAACGCGAACCGACCGGCCGTCACCTTTTCGACCCGGCCTGCCAACGCCATGGCATCGAGCACCGCCTCATCCCACCCAAACACCCGCAGACCAATGGGATGGTAGAACGTTTCAACGGTCGGATCGCCGAGATCCTCAAAACCACCCGCTTCCGCAGCAGCCAGGATCTGGAACGGACCTTGATGCAGTATGCCAGTGTCTACAACCATCAGATCCCCCAGAAGGCCCTGGGACACATATCACCAGTACAGGCCCTCAAAGACTGGCAGAAGAAGCGGCCGGAGCTCTTCAAAAAACGTGTATACAATCTCACGGGGCTTGACACCCAGTAA
- the dnaG gene encoding DNA primase, which yields MAGRIPQSFIDELLARVDIVDVINARVPLKKTGRNYVACCPFHDEKTPSFSVSPHKQFYYCFGCGASGSAIGFLMAYEHLSFPEAVETLAAQYGLTVPREGGGGDEDPSRRRQLEALLELNRQAARFYVQRLRAPGGRAARDYLQRRGVDAAVAKRYGLGYAPDAWDNLSRQFDPRLLVEAGLAIERERGGIYDRFRHRLMFPIRNRRGQVIGFGGRALREGEGAKYLNSPETPVFHKGREVYGLYELLQANARPEWILLVEGYMDVVALAQHGIDAAVATLGTAVTAEHLRLLFRHSTSLVCCFDGDAAGRKAAWRALEAALPLLEEGRRLAFLWLPEGEDPDSLVRREGADAFRRRLAGAQPLSEYFFARLTEDLELSRLEDRAELSRRAGPLLKRLPPGAFRRMMQARLVELAGESRVESPVSARRRRAELPQPTLDERAAALLVHYPSLWPQLPQDFRQAAAGGHHGEWLAVLAAAFERGEEGLTALLEGAYRERFQAWREDEAYRQLPSPEGELQAAATALQQRFRRRRIEQLSRKTQLTHEEKAELRRLLRKAGQSHEYTPRR from the coding sequence ATGGCAGGGCGGATTCCGCAAAGCTTCATCGACGAACTGCTGGCCCGGGTGGACATCGTCGATGTCATCAATGCCCGGGTACCCTTGAAGAAGACGGGCCGCAACTACGTGGCCTGTTGTCCTTTCCACGACGAGAAAACCCCCAGCTTCAGCGTCAGCCCCCACAAACAGTTCTATTATTGTTTCGGCTGCGGTGCCTCCGGTTCCGCCATCGGTTTTCTGATGGCCTACGAGCATCTCAGCTTTCCCGAGGCGGTGGAGACGCTGGCGGCGCAATACGGCCTCACCGTTCCCCGGGAAGGGGGTGGCGGGGATGAGGATCCGTCCCGCCGCCGGCAGCTGGAGGCACTGCTGGAACTCAACCGTCAGGCCGCGCGCTTCTATGTGCAGCGCCTGCGGGCGCCAGGCGGCCGGGCGGCCAGGGACTATCTCCAGCGGCGCGGCGTCGATGCCGCGGTGGCGAAGCGTTACGGTCTGGGATATGCCCCCGATGCCTGGGACAACCTGAGCCGCCAGTTCGATCCCCGGCTGCTGGTGGAGGCGGGGCTGGCCATCGAGCGGGAGCGCGGCGGGATCTACGACCGCTTCCGCCATCGTCTGATGTTTCCCATCCGCAACCGCAGGGGGCAGGTGATCGGCTTCGGCGGCCGGGCCCTGCGGGAAGGCGAGGGGGCCAAGTACCTCAATTCGCCGGAGACCCCCGTGTTCCACAAGGGCCGGGAAGTCTACGGCCTGTACGAGCTGCTCCAGGCCAACGCCCGGCCGGAATGGATCTTGTTGGTGGAGGGGTACATGGATGTGGTCGCCCTGGCCCAGCATGGCATCGATGCGGCGGTGGCGACCCTGGGCACGGCGGTGACCGCCGAGCATCTGCGTCTGCTGTTCCGCCACAGTACCTCGCTGGTCTGCTGCTTCGACGGCGATGCCGCCGGCCGCAAGGCCGCCTGGCGCGCCCTGGAGGCGGCGCTGCCGCTGCTGGAAGAGGGCCGCCGCCTTGCCTTTCTGTGGCTGCCCGAAGGCGAGGATCCCGACTCCCTGGTGCGCCGTGAAGGGGCGGATGCCTTCCGCCGCCGCCTGGCCGGGGCCCAGCCGTTGTCGGAATATTTCTTCGCCCGGTTGACCGAGGACCTGGAACTGTCGCGACTGGAGGACCGGGCGGAGTTGTCGCGCCGGGCCGGACCGCTGCTGAAGCGTCTGCCGCCGGGGGCGTTCCGGCGCATGATGCAGGCGCGCCTGGTGGAACTCGCCGGCGAATCCCGCGTCGAATCTCCTGTATCTGCCAGGCGTCGGCGGGCGGAACTGCCGCAACCGACCCTGGACGAGCGGGCCGCCGCGTTACTGGTCCATTATCCTTCCCTGTGGCCGCAACTGCCGCAGGATTTTCGCCAGGCCGCCGCCGGCGGTCATCACGGTGAATGGCTGGCGGTGCTGGCGGCGGCGTTCGAGCGCGGCGAGGAGGGCCTGACGGCCCTGCTGGAGGGCGCCTATCGGGAACGGTTCCAGGCGTGGCGGGAGGACGAAGCCTATCGCCAGTTGCCCAGCCCGGAAGGAGAATTGCAGGCGGCAGCCACTGCCCTGCAGCAGCGTTTTCGCCGCCGGCGCATCGAGCAGCTGAGCCGCAAGACCCAATTGACACACGAAGAAAAGGCCGAATTGCGCCGGCTCCTGAGAAAGGCAGGGCAATCGCATGAATATACCCCACGAAGATGA
- a CDS encoding tyrosine-type recombinase/integrase produces MDTEHSTGIAPPDKWTLTKRLLESIAPPSTGRRFVYDAKVPGLRVQVTAAGTKSFQLYRWYQGKPVKVTLGRFPVMTVEQARQAARKLLGEMAEGKNPQTEKRRRQAEAVTLAQTVDDYLSIRDLKPSTVADVRKMMAWGLADWQDKRLTAIRQDMVERRYQALCEKSPACANRTMRYLRAVLNFAMARYSAPDGSPILPANPVQRLTLTRAWKRVDRRRTLIKPHELPAWWQALEQINPLHADFFRLVLLTGLRKSEALELTWADIDLRGRLLTVTDTKARRPHALPLTDYLAGMLERRRCLAVADHVFADHRGRVVSNFRYSQAKVEAVSSVKFCIHDLRRTFITIAESLDIPAYALKRLLNHATGSDVTAGYIVIDTERLRGPMQQVTDYVLKAVGEKESAAVMPLRQKEA; encoded by the coding sequence ATGGACACCGAACATAGCACCGGCATAGCACCGCCCGACAAATGGACCCTCACCAAGCGGCTGCTAGAATCCATAGCACCGCCTAGCACCGGTCGCCGGTTCGTCTATGACGCCAAGGTGCCCGGCCTGCGGGTGCAGGTGACCGCCGCCGGCACCAAGTCCTTCCAGTTATACCGCTGGTACCAGGGCAAGCCCGTCAAGGTGACGCTGGGCCGCTTCCCAGTCATGACCGTTGAGCAGGCCCGCCAGGCCGCAAGGAAGCTGCTGGGCGAAATGGCCGAAGGCAAGAATCCGCAGACCGAGAAACGCCGCCGCCAGGCCGAGGCCGTCACCCTGGCCCAGACGGTGGACGACTATCTGTCCATCCGCGACCTGAAGCCCAGTACTGTGGCCGACGTGCGCAAGATGATGGCCTGGGGGCTGGCCGACTGGCAGGACAAGCGCCTGACCGCCATCCGTCAGGACATGGTGGAGCGCCGCTATCAGGCCCTGTGCGAGAAGTCGCCAGCCTGCGCCAACCGGACCATGCGCTACCTGCGGGCGGTGCTGAACTTCGCCATGGCCCGCTACAGCGCCCCCGACGGATCGCCGATCCTGCCGGCCAATCCCGTCCAGCGCCTGACCCTCACCCGCGCCTGGAAGCGAGTGGACCGCCGCCGCACCCTGATCAAGCCGCATGAGCTGCCCGCCTGGTGGCAGGCCCTGGAGCAGATCAACCCGCTGCACGCCGACTTCTTCCGCCTGGTGCTGCTCACCGGCTTGCGAAAGTCCGAGGCCCTGGAGCTGACCTGGGCCGACATTGACTTGAGGGGCCGCCTGCTCACCGTCACCGACACCAAGGCCAGACGACCGCACGCCCTGCCGCTGACCGACTACCTGGCCGGGATGCTAGAACGGCGCCGCTGCCTGGCGGTGGCCGATCACGTCTTCGCCGACCACCGCGGCCGGGTGGTTTCCAATTTCCGCTATTCCCAGGCCAAGGTGGAGGCCGTCAGCAGCGTGAAGTTCTGCATCCATGACCTGCGCCGAACCTTCATCACCATCGCCGAAAGCCTGGACATTCCGGCCTACGCCCTCAAGCGCCTGCTCAACCACGCCACCGGCAGTGACGTGACCGCTGGCTACATCGTCATCGACACCGAGCGACTGCGGGGGCCCATGCAGCAGGTGACCGACTACGTGCTGAAGGCGGTGGGAGAGAAGGAAAGCGCCGCCGTCATGCCATTGCGACAGAAGGAGGCTTGA